In a genomic window of Campylobacter concisus:
- a CDS encoding cell division ATP-binding protein FtsE: MQEIISARNLSLAYERDEIVINSVNLDIYANDFVFITGKSGSGKSTLLKSFYGEISPLAGELNVCMTQMDDIDDKRLCELRQRVGIIFQNYRLINEWNVERNVMLPLIIKGINQNVSKKQVAKLLKHVNMLHKADKYPMELSGGEQQRVAMARALAHNPNLLLCDEPTGNLDEYSSDVIWSLLKSAREFLGTSVVVVTHHIPSTLRIPYRHFVIENGGVHEIA, translated from the coding sequence ATGCAAGAGATAATTAGTGCAAGGAATTTGAGCCTAGCTTATGAACGCGATGAAATCGTAATTAATAGCGTCAATTTAGATATTTATGCAAATGATTTTGTCTTTATCACAGGCAAGAGCGGAAGTGGAAAAAGCACGCTTTTAAAATCATTTTATGGAGAAATTTCACCTCTTGCTGGAGAGCTAAATGTCTGCATGACACAAATGGATGACATCGACGATAAAAGGCTTTGTGAACTTAGACAGCGAGTTGGCATTATATTTCAAAATTATCGTTTGATAAATGAATGGAATGTGGAAAGAAACGTTATGTTGCCCCTCATTATCAAAGGCATCAATCAAAATGTGAGCAAAAAGCAAGTGGCTAAACTTTTAAAACATGTAAATATGCTTCATAAAGCTGACAAATATCCAATGGAGCTAAGCGGTGGTGAACAGCAAAGAGTTGCCATGGCAAGGGCTCTAGCGCACAATCCAAATTTGCTCTTATGTGACGAGCCAACTGGAAATTTAGACGAATACTCAAGCGACGTCATCTGGTCACTTTTAAAATCAGCTAGGGAATTTTTAGGCACGAGCGTAGTAGTTGTCACGCACCATATCCCATCGACACTTCGTATCCCATACCGTCACTTCGTCATAGAAAATGGAGGTGTGCATGAGATCGCTTAA
- the trmB gene encoding tRNA (guanosine(46)-N7)-methyltransferase TrmB, translating to MPNFIASSLKELSFPFGNDKVKFLWQANGRNERLIYTKNEEESFFLVVKPGKNGVVVKGEKLTKPAKVGLLQEALELFKEQNCNDVISQAFAVKKTNLTKKVSEILSLEEFVPAFCELKDKFKEIFIEIGFGSGRHLLYQAKNNPNALVIGIEVYKPSIEQVAKLARANGLENVRLINTDARLLLSLIGSNLVDRVFLHFPVPWDKAEHRRVVSSVFALECERILKVDGKFELRTDSKEYCDFSLSKFLEPTNSKIEAFKNRNLEVTSKYEDRWRRQDKDIYDVIYTCEVESSESVLAGDFSFKEKTSVKNIIKNFKNFIIKKEDYFLHFEEIYTINEGEILLKVAFGAFNKPEQCFIKISDEKSEYFIKKPILIRENLAAHELLKEYLADARDN from the coding sequence ATGCCAAATTTCATCGCTTCGTCTTTAAAAGAGCTCTCATTTCCATTTGGTAATGACAAAGTCAAATTTCTTTGGCAGGCAAATGGGCGAAACGAGAGGCTCATCTACACAAAAAATGAAGAAGAGAGCTTTTTTCTAGTTGTAAAGCCCGGTAAAAATGGCGTTGTTGTAAAGGGAGAGAAGCTTACAAAGCCAGCTAAAGTTGGTCTTTTGCAAGAGGCACTGGAGCTTTTTAAAGAGCAAAATTGCAATGACGTAATCAGTCAAGCATTTGCTGTAAAAAAGACAAATTTGACTAAAAAAGTGAGTGAAATTTTAAGCCTTGAAGAATTTGTGCCAGCATTTTGCGAGCTAAAAGATAAATTTAAAGAGATTTTTATCGAGATCGGCTTTGGTTCTGGCAGACACTTGCTTTATCAAGCTAAAAACAATCCAAATGCCCTAGTTATCGGAATAGAAGTCTATAAACCAAGCATCGAGCAAGTAGCAAAGCTAGCTAGGGCAAATGGCCTAGAAAACGTACGTCTAATCAATACTGACGCCAGACTTTTACTCTCACTTATTGGCTCAAATTTAGTTGATAGAGTCTTTTTACACTTTCCAGTGCCGTGGGATAAAGCAGAGCATAGACGTGTGGTCTCATCGGTGTTTGCGCTTGAGTGCGAGAGGATACTAAAAGTAGACGGTAAATTTGAGCTAAGGACTGATAGCAAGGAGTATTGCGACTTTAGTTTAAGTAAATTTTTAGAGCCTACAAACTCAAAAATAGAAGCTTTCAAAAATAGAAATTTAGAGGTAACTAGTAAGTACGAAGACCGCTGGAGACGCCAAGATAAGGATATTTATGATGTCATTTATACTTGCGAGGTTGAAAGTAGCGAGAGTGTTTTAGCTGGAGATTTTAGCTTTAAAGAAAAGACAAGCGTAAAAAATATCATTAAAAATTTCAAAAATTTCATCATCAAAAAAGAGGATTATTTTTTACATTTTGAAGAAATTTACACCATAAATGAGGGTGAAATTTTGCTAAAAGTTGCTTTTGGAGCATTTAATAAACCTGAGCAATGTTTTATCAAAATAAGCGATGAGAAAAGCGAATATTTTATAAAAAAACCGATCTTAATTCGTGAGAATTTAGCTGCACACGAGCTTTTGAAGGAGTATTTGGCTGATGCAAGAGATAATTAG
- a CDS encoding fibronectin type III domain-containing protein, translating into MKKFALRILTPFLAAFLAGCGSSVPTQQSMSLPTITSLKTISDMTEVGFEWNPVTDESVIGYYLYRSNPNDANSKMQLVANIKDSFATHYVDRNLAPETTYSYQMRTYSSNAISQPGTIATATTKPLLDSVPFSQAITGLPGRVKVIWRPHPDSTVASYIIQRSDAGANKFSQIAEVNGRLNAEYIDTEVKPGKSYEYRILVKTSSGVVSKPSQNISATTKELP; encoded by the coding sequence ATGAAAAAATTTGCCCTACGCATATTGACACCATTTTTAGCAGCTTTCTTAGCGGGATGCGGCTCTAGCGTACCGACTCAGCAAAGTATGTCACTGCCTACGATTACAAGTTTAAAAACTATTTCAGATATGACAGAAGTTGGCTTCGAGTGGAATCCAGTGACCGATGAGAGCGTCATTGGCTACTATCTTTACCGTTCAAATCCAAATGATGCAAACTCAAAAATGCAACTAGTTGCAAACATAAAAGACAGCTTTGCTACGCACTATGTGGACCGCAATCTAGCTCCAGAGACAACTTACTCGTACCAAATGAGAACCTACTCAAGTAACGCCATCTCTCAACCTGGCACAATCGCAACAGCAACTACAAAGCCACTACTTGACTCAGTACCATTTTCACAAGCTATTACAGGGCTTCCAGGACGTGTAAAAGTGATCTGGAGACCACATCCTGATAGCACCGTGGCAAGCTATATCATTCAAAGAAGTGATGCCGGAGCTAATAAATTTAGCCAAATTGCAGAGGTAAATGGCAGACTAAATGCCGAATATATCGACACTGAGGTAAAACCTGGTAAGTCTTATGAGTATAGAATTTTAGTTAAAACTTCTTCAGGTGTTGTTTCAAAACCAAGCCAAAACATAAGTGCAACGACAAAGGAGTTACCCTAA
- a CDS encoding RluA family pseudouridine synthase → MVKFNVLNSSRLDVVVAKELQISRNQALNLIKDSLVSVNLKPVSKPSFALSENDEVCVNFAPKKEVQNEYEVNFDIPIIYEDDDLIVLNKPPQIVVHQAPSVKEATLVEWLNKKGFMLSNLNGDVRAGIVHRLDKGTSGAIVVAKNNFAHAKLSEQLGDKSMGRIYLALTDLPLKEDVIIDKPIGRNPNNRLKKAIVADAKFAKSAFVNLLSENGINLIAAKLFTGRTHQIRVHLASINRHILGDDLYGFKSQGDKISRVMLHAYMLYFIHPRTGKRVEFTAKTYDDFNQIIYKKIPKEIFDEKICPTHIDTIFSSFLSGMRL, encoded by the coding sequence TTGGTTAAATTTAACGTTTTAAACAGCTCAAGACTCGATGTTGTAGTAGCCAAAGAGCTTCAAATTTCACGCAATCAAGCTTTAAATTTGATAAAAGATTCTCTCGTAAGCGTAAATTTAAAACCAGTCTCAAAACCAAGCTTTGCTCTAAGCGAAAATGATGAAGTTTGCGTAAATTTTGCCCCAAAAAAAGAGGTGCAAAACGAGTATGAAGTAAATTTTGACATCCCAATCATCTATGAAGACGACGATCTCATAGTGCTAAACAAGCCCCCGCAAATCGTCGTTCACCAAGCTCCAAGTGTCAAAGAGGCGACACTTGTCGAGTGGCTAAACAAAAAGGGCTTTATGCTCTCAAATTTAAACGGCGACGTAAGAGCTGGCATCGTCCACCGCCTAGATAAGGGCACGAGTGGCGCTATCGTCGTCGCTAAAAACAACTTCGCTCACGCAAAACTAAGCGAGCAGCTAGGTGATAAGAGCATGGGGCGGATCTATCTAGCGCTCACAGACCTACCTCTAAAAGAGGACGTCATCATCGACAAGCCAATCGGCAGAAATCCAAACAATCGCCTAAAAAAAGCGATCGTCGCGGATGCTAAATTTGCAAAAAGCGCCTTTGTAAATTTACTAAGTGAAAATGGCATAAATTTAATAGCAGCAAAACTTTTTACAGGCAGGACTCATCAGATAAGAGTGCATCTTGCTAGCATAAACCGCCATATTTTAGGCGATGATTTATACGGATTTAAGAGCCAAGGCGATAAAATAAGCAGGGTTATGCTTCACGCTTATATGCTTTATTTTATCCATCCAAGAACTGGCAAAAGGGTAGAATTTACCGCAAAAACGTATGATGACTTTAACCAGATAATTTACAAAAAAATTCCCAAGGAGATTTTTGATGAAAAAATTTGCCCTACGCATATTGACACCATTTTTAGCAGCTTTCTTAGCGGGATGCGGCTCTAG
- a CDS encoding FtsW/RodA/SpoVE family cell cycle protein, whose product MIKLDRRILTHFDFIQPFLIIPIIIISYILVSEANDILANKQLIYFGIGFASFCVAFLLPIRRIDWIIPMFYWVCIVLLLSVDLFGVSKLGARRWLEIPFVHFTLQPSELMKPAFLLMLAYLIKQRPPEADGYGVKDFLRLSFYILLPFVLIMKEPDLGTALILLIVGYTILFVIGVNKKIWITIILAIGFLAPVLYENLHGYQKKRIHDFIAEEPSYHVKQSIIAIGSGGLKGKPKDEATQTHFKFLPIATSDFIFAYNIERFGFYGGLFLLGLYGALITHLLSLNYGLKNDYFTQVTTTGIAALIFVYVGVNVSMTIGFAPVVGVPLPFFSYGGSSFVTFMVLFGILQNLLTFRFDRTYSFIKIHF is encoded by the coding sequence TTGATAAAACTAGATCGGCGTATTTTAACACATTTTGATTTTATTCAGCCGTTTTTAATAATCCCAATCATCATAATTTCATATATCCTGGTTTCCGAGGCAAACGATATTTTAGCAAACAAACAACTTATATATTTTGGCATAGGTTTTGCATCATTTTGCGTAGCATTTTTACTGCCCATTAGACGTATCGACTGGATCATTCCGATGTTTTACTGGGTCTGTATCGTGCTACTTTTAAGCGTCGATCTCTTTGGCGTTAGCAAATTAGGCGCTAGGCGCTGGCTAGAAATTCCCTTCGTTCACTTCACACTTCAGCCCTCGGAGCTCATGAAGCCAGCCTTTTTGCTGATGTTAGCCTATCTCATCAAACAGCGTCCTCCAGAGGCTGATGGATACGGAGTAAAAGATTTTTTAAGACTTAGTTTTTATATACTTTTACCATTTGTGCTCATCATGAAAGAGCCTGATCTTGGCACTGCGCTAATACTTTTAATAGTTGGCTACACCATCCTTTTTGTAATCGGCGTAAATAAGAAAATTTGGATCACTATCATCCTTGCGATAGGCTTTTTGGCGCCGGTTTTGTATGAAAATTTACATGGCTATCAAAAAAAGAGGATTCACGATTTTATAGCTGAAGAGCCAAGCTATCACGTCAAACAAAGTATCATCGCCATAGGTAGCGGCGGACTCAAAGGCAAGCCAAAGGACGAAGCGACGCAGACGCACTTTAAATTTTTGCCAATCGCCACTAGTGATTTCATCTTTGCCTACAATATCGAGCGTTTTGGTTTTTATGGTGGATTGTTTTTGCTTGGACTTTATGGAGCACTTATAACACATCTTCTAAGTTTAAATTACGGACTAAAAAACGACTATTTTACACAAGTTACTACCACGGGGATTGCTGCACTTATTTTCGTTTATGTGGGTGTAAATGTCTCAATGACGATCGGTTTTGCACCAGTTGTAGGCGTGCCGCTGCCATTTTTTAGTTACGGCGGAAGCAGCTTTGTTACATTTATGGTGCTTTTTGGAATTTTGCAAAATTTGCTAACTTTTAGATTTGATAGAACTTATAGCTTTATAAAAATTCACTTCTAA
- a CDS encoding aminotransferase class V-fold PLP-dependent enzyme, with amino-acid sequence MLNIDEVRKNIILKESLYYFDYTASGLAYKPIEDEILKFLKTYANTHSDSSSSAVLTQKCYENARAELKSLLGLDDSFYLIATGQGATAAIKKFQEIMGIYISPATRALIGEANLRNLNLPLAIIGPYEHHSVEVSLREGLCDIKRIELDENNEIDYAMLENTLKQNAKRKIIASFSAASNVTGVKTNYKKIYSLIKKYNGILALDVATLSAYENVDCRYFDALFLSPHKLLGGVGSCGLLAIKKELCKNLPTFAAGGTVKYVSRTSHIFTSEVENLEEGGTPPIMQLMRTNLAYKLRNEIGLNNIKVAECELGEMFCKELEKIDEVINYCPENLDRLPIFAFNVKGISPYDFAASLSSDFGIQTRAGCDCAGPYGHDLLNLKDNAIFDAKPGWVRVSIHYTHTKEDIKYLINAINSCIKKHKEG; translated from the coding sequence TTGCTAAATATCGATGAAGTAAGAAAAAATATTATTTTAAAAGAGAGTCTTTATTATTTTGACTACACGGCTTCAGGTCTTGCTTATAAGCCCATTGAAGATGAAATTTTAAAATTTTTAAAAACCTACGCAAATACTCACTCAGATAGTAGTTCAAGCGCAGTGCTAACGCAAAAATGCTATGAAAACGCAAGGGCTGAGCTAAAAAGCTTATTGGGCCTTGATGATAGTTTTTATCTTATCGCGACTGGTCAAGGAGCAACGGCTGCGATAAAGAAATTTCAGGAAATAATGGGAATTTATATCTCACCAGCTACAAGAGCCTTGATCGGTGAAGCAAATTTAAGAAATTTAAACTTGCCATTAGCGATCATTGGCCCTTATGAGCATCACTCTGTTGAAGTTAGCTTAAGAGAAGGACTTTGTGATATAAAACGTATAGAGCTTGATGAAAATAATGAGATAGACTATGCGATGCTTGAGAATACATTAAAGCAAAATGCAAAAAGAAAGATAATAGCTAGCTTTAGTGCCGCCTCAAACGTTACTGGCGTTAAAACTAATTATAAAAAAATTTACTCGCTGATTAAAAAATATAATGGCATTTTGGCACTTGACGTGGCCACTCTTAGTGCTTATGAAAATGTTGATTGCAGATATTTTGACGCACTGTTTCTCTCACCTCACAAGCTGCTTGGTGGAGTTGGGAGTTGTGGGCTTTTGGCTATCAAAAAAGAGCTTTGTAAAAATTTGCCTACATTTGCAGCAGGAGGCACAGTCAAGTACGTAAGCAGGACATCACATATTTTTACTAGTGAAGTTGAAAATTTAGAAGAGGGTGGCACGCCACCGATAATGCAGCTAATGCGTACAAATTTAGCCTACAAGCTAAGAAATGAAATCGGACTTAATAATATAAAAGTGGCTGAATGTGAGCTAGGCGAGATGTTTTGCAAAGAGCTAGAAAAGATAGATGAGGTGATAAATTATTGCCCTGAAAATTTAGACAGATTGCCCATTTTTGCATTTAATGTAAAAGGCATTTCGCCTTATGATTTTGCTGCGAGCCTAAGTAGTGATTTTGGTATACAAACGCGTGCAGGCTGTGATTGCGCTGGGCCGTATGGACATGATTTGCTTAATTTAAAAGATAATGCCATTTTTGACGCAAAACCTGGCTGGGTACGTGTTAGCATTCACTATACGCATACAAAAGAGGATATAAAATATCTTATAAATGCTATAAATTCTTGCATCAAAAAACACAAAGAAGGATAG
- the thiE gene encoding thiamine phosphate synthase, whose protein sequence is MIEIYAISDDVLMPENLALQYTKEILECGVKFFQFRSKKIPKNERLASEILNLCEKFGARFIVNDDVLFASRIGAKSVHLGKDDASIKEAFEILGDDAYVGVSCYDSLELATKAKQNGASYVAFGAMFKSPTKPNAPLCKAQTVSQAKEMGMNVCVIGGINSSNIASVARVKPDMIALISAIYKDGTIKKNIENLQRNLLP, encoded by the coding sequence GTGATTGAAATTTACGCGATTAGCGACGATGTATTGATGCCTGAAAATTTAGCCTTGCAATACACTAAAGAAATTTTAGAGTGTGGGGTGAAATTTTTTCAATTTCGCTCTAAAAAAATACCTAAAAATGAGAGACTGGCTAGTGAAATTTTAAATTTATGTGAGAAATTTGGGGCTAGATTTATCGTAAATGACGATGTTTTATTTGCATCTCGTATAGGGGCGAAGTCTGTGCATTTGGGAAAAGATGATGCGAGCATAAAAGAGGCGTTTGAAATTTTAGGAGATGACGCTTACGTGGGGGTTAGCTGCTATGATAGCTTGGAGCTTGCTACTAAGGCAAAACAAAATGGTGCTAGCTATGTGGCTTTTGGAGCGATGTTTAAAAGTCCAACAAAACCAAATGCGCCACTTTGCAAGGCTCAAACTGTATCACAAGCAAAAGAAATGGGAATGAATGTGTGTGTCATAGGAGGCATAAACTCTAGCAACATTGCAAGTGTCGCTAGAGTAAAGCCAGACATGATCGCCTTAATATCTGCTATCTATAAAGATGGCACGATAAAGAAAAATATAGAAAATTTACAAAGAAATTTATTGCCTTAA
- a CDS encoding hydroxymethylpyrimidine/phosphomethylpyrimidine kinase: protein MKNILIIAGSDSVGGAGVQADIKTCEVFSCYAATAITALTAQNTNGVSNIFATNATNLNEQIKMVDEELSIDAIKVGMLFNKELISCVGSWLEKFHKQGIRIVIDPVCVAKSGSKLLEDDAIASLKELFKFADIITPNIDEAKVLELDSKNLPCDMILKRSTVAEICEDTLFKKNGDVLKFKEPLIKPEIMHGAGCSFASALTCLLANGHAKEEAIRLAKKYILNAIKNAITTKFGKRLLNHKVGISD, encoded by the coding sequence ATGAAAAATATATTAATCATTGCAGGAAGTGATAGTGTTGGTGGTGCTGGCGTGCAGGCTGATATTAAGACATGCGAGGTATTTTCTTGCTACGCAGCGACGGCTATCACGGCTCTTACGGCACAAAATACAAATGGCGTTAGCAATATCTTTGCTACAAATGCTACAAACCTAAATGAACAAATCAAAATGGTAGACGAAGAGCTAAGCATAGATGCCATAAAGGTTGGTATGCTTTTTAATAAAGAGCTTATATCTTGCGTTGGTTCTTGGCTTGAAAAATTTCATAAGCAAGGCATTAGAATAGTAATAGACCCAGTTTGCGTAGCAAAATCAGGCTCAAAGCTTCTTGAGGATGACGCGATAGCAAGCTTAAAAGAGCTTTTTAAATTCGCAGACATTATTACGCCAAATATCGATGAAGCCAAAGTTTTGGAACTTGATAGCAAAAATTTACCTTGCGATATGATCTTAAAGCGAAGCACGGTTGCAGAAATTTGTGAAGATACTCTTTTTAAAAAAAATGGTGACGTGCTTAAATTTAAAGAGCCACTAATAAAACCAGAGATCATGCATGGGGCTGGATGTAGCTTTGCAAGTGCGCTGACCTGCTTGCTGGCAAATGGACACGCCAAAGAAGAGGCCATAAGACTAGCCAAAAAATACATTTTAAATGCTATTAAAAATGCAATTACGACAAAATTTGGCAAACGTCTACTAAATCATAAAGTTGGCATAAGTGATTGA
- a CDS encoding aminotransferase class V-fold PLP-dependent enzyme — MINLEHIRENIILKNGIYYFDFTASGLAYKPIEDEMAKMLQTYANTHSISSSNAYKTAQIYEDSRRELKSLLGLDESFYLFTCGNGATGAIKKFQEILGIYAPPALKKRYSLKPDENSPLVVLGPYEHHSNEISFRQALCEVERIRLDKNGGIDFNHLEQILRINVGREIIATFSVASNVTGVLSDYRKIYTLIKSYGGIVAFDAASFSAYGNIDCDYFDALFLSPHKLLGGVGSCGLLAIKKILANSDEPTFAGGGTVSYVSKNYAIFVKDSEQLEEAGTPPILGFIRANLAYRLRNEIGFEAIYENESELGEYLEKRLAEIPELTCYHPNNIKRLPIFSFNVTGVSPYELAKVLSKEYGIQTRAGCSCAGPYGHDLLHLKEDALFTHKPGWVRAGLHYTHTLQDVDYLVDALKNSIKKYSSSWKVDDPFSVDKISGCMGDR; from the coding sequence TTGATAAATTTAGAGCATATTAGAGAAAATATAATTTTAAAAAATGGTATTTATTATTTTGACTTTACAGCTTCAGGGCTAGCTTATAAACCTATCGAAGATGAGATGGCAAAAATGCTTCAAACATATGCAAATACGCACTCTATCAGCTCATCAAATGCTTATAAAACTGCTCAAATTTATGAAGATTCAAGACGTGAATTAAAAAGCCTGCTAGGACTTGATGAGAGCTTTTATCTTTTTACTTGTGGCAATGGAGCTACCGGTGCGATAAAGAAATTTCAAGAAATTTTAGGAATTTATGCGCCGCCAGCATTAAAAAAAAGATATTCATTAAAGCCAGATGAAAATTCTCCGCTTGTGGTGCTTGGCCCTTATGAGCATCATTCAAATGAGATAAGCTTTAGGCAAGCACTTTGTGAGGTTGAGCGTATCAGGCTTGATAAAAATGGGGGGATAGACTTTAATCATTTGGAGCAAATTTTAAGGATAAATGTTGGTCGTGAGATCATCGCAACTTTTAGCGTGGCTTCAAATGTGACTGGGGTTTTGAGCGATTATAGAAAAATCTATACTCTTATAAAATCTTATGGTGGCATTGTGGCATTTGATGCTGCAAGTTTTAGCGCATATGGAAATATCGATTGTGACTATTTTGATGCTCTTTTTTTATCGCCACATAAATTGCTTGGTGGAGTTGGAAGTTGTGGGCTTCTTGCTATAAAAAAGATACTTGCAAACTCAGATGAGCCGACATTTGCTGGTGGTGGAACGGTAAGTTATGTCAGCAAAAACTATGCTATATTTGTAAAAGATAGTGAGCAGCTAGAAGAGGCTGGCACTCCGCCTATTTTAGGATTTATAAGGGCAAATTTGGCTTATAGGCTAAGAAATGAGATAGGATTTGAGGCAATATATGAAAACGAGAGTGAGCTTGGAGAGTATTTGGAAAAAAGACTAGCAGAAATTCCTGAGCTTACGTGCTATCATCCAAATAACATAAAGCGTTTGCCGATATTTTCTTTTAATGTGACTGGTGTTTCGCCTTATGAATTAGCCAAAGTTTTAAGCAAAGAATATGGCATTCAAACGCGTGCAGGATGTTCTTGCGCTGGGCCATATGGACATGATTTGCTTCATTTAAAAGAAGATGCACTATTTACCCATAAGCCAGGCTGGGTAAGGGCTGGACTCCACTATACGCATACGCTACAAGACGTGGATTATTTAGTAGATGCATTAAAAAATAGCATTAAGAAGTATTCAAGTAGTTGGAAGGTCGATGATCCTTTTAGTGTTGATAAAATTTCAGGTTGTATGGGAGATAGATGA
- a CDS encoding DUF234 domain-containing protein codes for MKHLDINELIKFHLVFDEFDLKHSYYDVFEAIEAEILNNFLAFMPKFYFESDTNNAIKSALIKLARSDRKKFSINKILPQSLASKVYAKLFEKNFLLLEKSREVLPKRSKNQMLKKEERGYKVEDKIHFNSHFSRFWFRFIEPNLSLLKAGKNDEILAIIKKEFDEYASLGFEILCGELMAKKFMINGIFLSSFWSKNIELDMLLNIGGKIIVGEVKYKERKVCKNVLNLLLKKCEKLNIKPDIIALFSKSGFSSELRNLKDERLRLYEISDFEELLK; via the coding sequence ATGAAACACCTTGATATAAATGAACTTATTAAATTTCATCTCGTCTTTGATGAGTTTGATTTAAAGCACTCATATTATGATGTTTTTGAAGCAATCGAGGCTGAAATTTTAAACAACTTCTTAGCCTTTATGCCAAAATTTTACTTCGAGTCCGATACAAACAATGCTATAAAATCTGCCCTCATAAAACTCGCACGAAGTGATAGAAAAAAATTTAGCATAAATAAAATTTTACCTCAAAGCTTAGCTAGCAAAGTCTACGCAAAGCTTTTTGAAAAGAATTTTTTACTGCTTGAGAAAAGCAGAGAAGTACTTCCAAAAAGATCAAAAAACCAAATGCTAAAAAAAGAAGAAAGGGGCTATAAAGTTGAGGATAAAATACATTTTAATAGCCATTTTTCAAGGTTTTGGTTTAGATTTATAGAGCCAAATTTAAGCTTGCTAAAAGCTGGTAAAAATGATGAAATTTTAGCCATTATAAAAAAGGAATTTGACGAATATGCAAGCCTTGGATTTGAAATTTTATGCGGTGAACTCATGGCAAAAAAATTTATGATTAATGGCATATTTTTAAGTAGCTTTTGGAGCAAGAATATAGAGCTTGATATGCTATTAAATATAGGCGGCAAGATCATAGTCGGCGAGGTAAAATACAAAGAGAGAAAGGTTTGTAAAAACGTGCTAAATTTACTATTAAAAAAATGCGAAAAACTAAATATCAAGCCAGATATTATCGCTCTTTTTTCAAAGAGTGGATTTAGTAGCGAGCTAAGAAATCTAAAAGATGAAAGGCTAAGGCTTTATGAAATTAGCGATTTTGAGGAACTTTTAAAATGA